A region from the Pseudomonas sp. KU26590 genome encodes:
- a CDS encoding DUF423 domain-containing protein, whose translation MLRTFLMLASFFGFTGVALGAFAAHGLKNRLTPEYLAVFHTGVLYQLIHALAIFGVALLAMQIQGRLVTYAGISFTLGIILFSGSLYLMTLTGATKLGIITPFGGLFFLIGWAILGWTAWRLGLDTL comes from the coding sequence ATGTTACGAACCTTTCTGATGCTGGCCTCCTTCTTCGGATTCACTGGCGTCGCCCTCGGCGCGTTCGCGGCCCATGGCCTGAAAAACCGTTTGACGCCCGAATACCTGGCGGTCTTCCACACCGGCGTGCTCTACCAACTGATTCATGCGCTGGCGATTTTTGGCGTGGCACTGCTGGCAATGCAGATCCAGGGCCGGCTCGTCACCTACGCGGGGATCTCTTTCACACTGGGCATCATCCTGTTTTCCGGCAGTCTCTACCTGATGACGCTGACCGGCGCGACCAAGCTGGGCATCATCACCCCCTTCGGCGGCCTGTTTTTCCTGATTGGCTGGGCGATTCTGGGCTGGACGGCATGGCGCCTGGGTCTCGACACACTCTAA
- the thiS gene encoding sulfur carrier protein ThiS, producing the protein MRIQLNGESFELPGGETVAGLLTRLDLTGRRIAVELNLDIVPRSQHAATTLTEGDQVEVVHAIGGG; encoded by the coding sequence ATGCGCATTCAGTTGAACGGTGAGTCCTTTGAGCTGCCCGGCGGCGAGACCGTTGCGGGATTGCTGACACGTCTGGATCTGACCGGGCGCCGAATCGCCGTCGAGCTCAATCTGGACATCGTCCCGCGCAGCCAGCATGCCGCCACGACGCTGACCGAAGGCGATCAGGTCGAAGTCGTGCACGCCATCGGTGGCGGCTAG
- a CDS encoding thiazole synthase — MSNVRSDKPFTVAGRTFQSRLLVGTGKYTDMEQTRLAIEASGAEIVTVAVRRTNLGQNPGEPNLLDVLPPDRYTILPNTAGCYDAIEAVRTCRLARELLDGHNLVKLEVLADQKTLFPNVIETLKAAETLVRDGFDVMVYTSDDPIIARQLAEIGCCAVMPLAGLIGTGLGICNPYNLQIILEESKVPVLVDAGVGTASDATIAMELGCEAVLMNSAIAHAQHPVLMAEAMKHAILAGRMAYLAGRMPKKLYASASSPLDGLIK; from the coding sequence ATGAGCAACGTTCGCAGCGACAAGCCGTTTACCGTGGCCGGTCGTACTTTTCAGTCGCGCCTGCTGGTCGGCACTGGCAAGTACACGGACATGGAACAGACCCGACTGGCCATCGAAGCCTCGGGCGCCGAGATCGTCACCGTTGCAGTGCGCCGGACCAACCTGGGGCAGAACCCGGGCGAACCGAACCTGCTCGATGTGCTGCCGCCGGACCGCTACACCATCCTGCCGAACACGGCCGGTTGCTACGACGCCATCGAAGCCGTGCGCACCTGCCGCCTGGCTCGCGAGCTGCTCGATGGCCACAATCTGGTCAAGCTGGAAGTCCTCGCTGACCAGAAAACCCTGTTCCCCAATGTCATCGAAACCCTCAAGGCGGCCGAAACGCTAGTCCGGGACGGCTTCGACGTCATGGTCTACACCAGCGATGACCCGATCATTGCCCGCCAGCTCGCCGAAATCGGTTGCTGCGCGGTAATGCCCCTCGCGGGCCTGATCGGTACTGGCCTGGGGATCTGCAACCCGTACAACCTGCAGATCATCCTGGAAGAATCAAAAGTCCCGGTACTGGTGGATGCCGGTGTCGGCACTGCGTCCGATGCCACCATCGCCATGGAGCTGGGCTGCGAGGCGGTGCTGATGAACTCGGCCATCGCTCACGCGCAGCACCCGGTGCTGATGGCCGAAGCCATGAAACACGCGATTCTGGCGGGCCGCATGGCTTATCTGGCCGGTCGTATGCCCAAGAAACTCTATGCCAGCGCGTCCTCGCCGCTGGATGGTCTGATCAAGTAA
- the trmB gene encoding tRNA (guanosine(46)-N7)-methyltransferase TrmB — MNDENAKTRGDDSHHRRIKSFVMRAGRMTEGQQRGLDQGKELFVLPLADAPVDFDQVFGRSAPRTLEIGFGMGHSLLEMAAASPEQDFIGVEVHRPGVGALLNGVLTQGLTNLRVYDCDAIEVLNRCVADNSLDRLMLFFPDPWHKSRHHKRRIVQAEFAELVCTKLKPGGVLHMATDWEPYAEYMLEVMNVAPGYRNLADDGKCVPRPAERPITKFERRGERLGHGVWDLKFEKLA; from the coding sequence ATGAATGACGAAAATGCCAAAACGCGAGGCGATGACAGCCATCACCGTCGCATCAAGAGCTTCGTGATGCGCGCCGGTCGCATGACCGAAGGCCAACAACGCGGTCTGGACCAAGGCAAGGAGCTGTTCGTGCTGCCGCTGGCCGACGCCCCGGTTGATTTCGATCAGGTGTTTGGCCGCTCGGCCCCGCGCACCCTCGAGATCGGTTTTGGCATGGGCCACTCGCTGCTGGAAATGGCAGCCGCCTCGCCAGAGCAGGATTTCATCGGTGTGGAAGTCCATCGTCCGGGCGTCGGCGCGTTGCTCAACGGCGTGCTGACTCAGGGGCTCACCAACCTGCGCGTTTACGATTGCGATGCGATTGAAGTGCTCAACCGCTGCGTGGCCGACAACAGCCTGGACCGGCTGATGCTGTTCTTCCCGGACCCGTGGCACAAGTCGCGCCATCACAAGCGCCGCATCGTTCAAGCCGAATTTGCCGAGCTGGTGTGCACCAAGTTGAAGCCGGGCGGCGTGCTGCACATGGCGACCGACTGGGAACCGTATGCCGAATACATGCTGGAAGTGATGAATGTCGCGCCGGGTTACCGCAACCTGGCCGACGACGGCAAATGCGTTCCGCGCCCTGCGGAACGTCCGATCACCAAATTCGAGCGCCGTGGCGAACGCCTCGGTCACGGGGTCTGGGATCTGAAGTTCGAAAAGCTGGCCTGA
- a CDS encoding DUF3392 domain-containing protein: protein MEFVLDLLATVSRWSRSNLSEIALALVGCLLILFGTDIKGWIEGRIGSFAGALRIPIMALLCTVGSGAALIYATPWVVRGLSQFNNYSLAPVLLVVLVLIGVVADRK from the coding sequence ATGGAATTCGTACTCGACTTGCTGGCCACCGTCTCGCGCTGGAGTCGCAGCAATTTGTCGGAAATCGCCCTGGCATTGGTGGGCTGTCTGCTGATTCTGTTCGGGACCGACATCAAGGGCTGGATCGAAGGCCGCATCGGCAGCTTCGCCGGCGCCCTGCGCATTCCGATCATGGCGCTGCTCTGCACCGTCGGCAGTGGCGCTGCGTTGATTTATGCCACGCCGTGGGTCGTGCGCGGCCTGAGCCAGTTCAACAACTACAGCCTGGCGCCGGTGTTGTTGGTGGTGCTGGTGTTGATCGGGGTTGTGGCGGATCGGAAATAG
- the hemW gene encoding radical SAM family heme chaperone HemW, with translation MTQDSTTRPLILGAAGFSSEPPRAPLTELAPLSLYIHIPWCVRKCPYCDFNSHTASPVLPEQEYVDALLADLDQDLPHVYGRELSTIFFGGGTPSLFSADALGRLLRGVEQRIRFAPDIEITLEANPGTFEQVKFSAYRGLGINRLSIGIQSFQEAKLKALGRIHNGDEAVRAADMARQAGFDNFNLDLMHGLPDQSQEDALGDLRQAIALAPTHLSWYQLTLEPNTVFWNQPPTLPEDDILWDIQEAGQTLLRENGYAQYEVSAYAQPGREARHNLNYWGFGDFIGIGAGAHGKLSHPDGRIIRTWKTRLPKDYLNPAKAYQAGEKLLPLDEMPFEFLMNALRLTKGVDAALFQRRTGLSIDSLASARLEAEQRGLLETDPSRLVATARGQLFLNDLLQHFLL, from the coding sequence ATGACTCAGGACTCCACCACCCGGCCGTTGATCCTGGGCGCGGCCGGTTTTTCCTCTGAGCCGCCGCGGGCTCCGCTCACCGAGCTTGCGCCGCTGTCGCTGTACATCCATATCCCGTGGTGCGTGCGCAAATGCCCGTACTGCGACTTCAATTCCCACACGGCGAGCCCGGTGCTGCCGGAACAGGAATACGTCGACGCGCTGCTGGCCGATCTCGATCAAGACCTGCCCCACGTCTATGGCCGAGAGCTAAGCACGATCTTTTTCGGCGGCGGCACGCCCAGCCTGTTCAGCGCCGATGCGTTGGGCCGCTTGCTGCGCGGCGTTGAACAGCGCATCCGCTTCGCGCCCGACATCGAGATCACGCTGGAAGCCAACCCCGGCACCTTCGAGCAGGTGAAATTCAGCGCGTATCGGGGCTTGGGCATCAATCGGTTGTCGATCGGCATCCAGAGTTTTCAGGAAGCCAAACTAAAAGCGCTCGGGCGCATCCACAACGGCGATGAGGCCGTGCGCGCGGCGGACATGGCCCGTCAGGCGGGGTTCGATAACTTCAACCTGGACCTCATGCACGGCCTGCCGGACCAGTCCCAGGAAGATGCGCTTGGCGACCTGCGTCAGGCGATTGCCCTCGCACCGACTCACCTGTCCTGGTATCAGCTGACGCTGGAGCCGAACACGGTGTTCTGGAATCAGCCGCCGACGCTGCCGGAAGACGACATTCTCTGGGACATTCAAGAGGCCGGTCAGACGCTGCTTCGGGAGAACGGCTACGCCCAATATGAAGTGTCGGCCTACGCCCAGCCGGGACGCGAAGCACGGCATAACCTGAATTACTGGGGCTTCGGGGATTTCATCGGGATCGGCGCAGGTGCCCATGGCAAGCTCAGCCACCCGGACGGGCGAATTATCCGCACCTGGAAAACCCGCTTGCCCAAAGATTATTTGAATCCCGCCAAGGCCTATCAGGCTGGCGAAAAGCTGCTGCCGCTGGATGAGATGCCGTTTGAATTTTTGATGAACGCTCTGCGCCTGACAAAAGGCGTGGACGCTGCATTATTCCAGCGCCGCACCGGTCTAAGCATCGATTCGCTCGCCAGTGCCCGTCTTGAGGCGGAACAACGCGGCTTGCTGGAGACCGATCCGTCACGGCTGGTGGCAACCGCTCGCGGCCAGTTATTCCTCAACGACCTGCTGCAGCACTTTCTTCTGTAA
- the rdgB gene encoding RdgB/HAM1 family non-canonical purine NTP pyrophosphatase yields the protein MMNLTQLVLASHNAGKLKELQAMLGASVQLRSIGEFSTVEPEETGLSFVENAILKARNAAHISGLPALADDSGLAVDYLGGAPGIYSARYADGQGDAANNAKLLDALKDVPAEQRGAQFVCVLALVRHADDPLPILCEGLWHGRILMAASGEHGFGYDPLFWVPERHCSSAELSPADKNQISHRARAMAILRQRLGLSPDQQ from the coding sequence ATCATGAACCTCACCCAGCTTGTACTGGCCAGCCACAACGCCGGCAAACTCAAAGAACTCCAGGCCATGCTCGGCGCCAGCGTTCAGCTACGCTCCATCGGGGAGTTCAGCACCGTGGAGCCCGAAGAAACCGGGCTGTCGTTCGTCGAGAACGCTATCCTCAAGGCGCGTAACGCCGCGCATATTTCCGGTCTGCCGGCGCTGGCCGATGACTCGGGGCTGGCAGTGGATTACCTGGGTGGCGCGCCGGGCATCTACTCCGCCCGTTACGCCGACGGCCAGGGTGATGCGGCAAACAACGCCAAATTGCTGGACGCCCTCAAGGACGTCCCTGCCGAACAACGCGGCGCCCAGTTCGTCTGCGTTCTGGCACTGGTGCGCCACGCCGACGACCCGCTGCCGATCCTCTGCGAAGGCCTCTGGCACGGACGCATCCTCATGGCTGCCAGCGGAGAGCACGGCTTCGGTTATGACCCGTTGTTCTGGGTGCCGGAGCGCCACTGCTCCAGCGCCGAACTCAGCCCGGCCGACAAGAACCAGATCAGCCACCGAGCCCGCGCTATGGCGATCCTGCGTCAGCGCCTGGGGCTGAGCCCTGATCAGCAATGA
- the metW gene encoding methionine biosynthesis protein MetW, translating to MRADLDIIQDWIPAGSRVLDLGCGDGELLAWLQQHKQVTGYGLENDADNIARCVARGVNVIEQDLDKGLGNFASNSFDVVVMTQALQAVHYPDRILDEMLRVGRQCIITFPNFGHWRCRWYLASKGRMPVSEFLPYTWYNTPNIHFCTFGDFEELCRGRSAKVINRLAVDQQHRHGWASKLWPNLLGEIGIYRVSSPGLQDHQIAV from the coding sequence ATGAGAGCCGACCTGGACATCATCCAAGACTGGATACCGGCTGGCAGCCGTGTGCTCGACCTCGGCTGCGGCGACGGCGAATTGCTGGCCTGGCTGCAACAGCACAAGCAAGTGACGGGCTATGGCCTGGAAAACGACGCCGACAACATTGCCCGTTGCGTAGCGCGGGGCGTCAACGTCATCGAACAGGATCTGGACAAGGGGCTGGGCAACTTCGCCAGCAACAGTTTCGATGTCGTGGTCATGACTCAGGCGCTTCAGGCCGTGCACTACCCGGACCGCATCCTCGACGAAATGCTGCGCGTCGGCCGCCAGTGCATCATCACCTTTCCCAACTTCGGGCACTGGCGTTGCCGCTGGTACCTGGCGAGCAAGGGGCGGATGCCGGTTTCCGAGTTCCTGCCGTACACCTGGTACAACACGCCGAACATCCACTTCTGCACCTTCGGCGACTTCGAAGAACTGTGCCGCGGTCGCTCGGCAAAGGTCATCAATCGGTTGGCGGTTGATCAACAGCACCGGCACGGCTGGGCCAGCAAGCTCTGGCCTAATCTGTTGGGTGAAATCGGCATCTATCGCGTCAGCAGCCCAGGCTTGCAGGACCATCAGATTGCCGTGTGA
- the metX gene encoding homoserine O-succinyltransferase MetX, producing MSTVFPKDSVGLVTPQMAHFNEPLALACGRSLPAYDLIYETYGQLNAAKSNAVLICHALSGHHHAAGYHSAEDRKPGWWDSCIGPGKPIDTDKFFVVSLNNLGGCNGSTGPSSISPESGRPFGADFPVLTVEDWVHSQARLADRLGVDQWAAIVGGSLGGMQALQWTITYPERVRHCLAIASAPKLSAQNIAFNEVARQAILTDPEFHGGSFQEHGVIPKRGLMLARMVGHITYLSDDSMGEKFGRGLKNENLNYDFHSVEFQVESYLRYQGEEFSGRFDANTYLLMTKALDYFDPAANFNDNLAATFANASARFCVMSFTTDWRFSPARSRELVDALMAAKKDVCYLEIDAPQGHDAFLIPIPRYLQAFSSYMNRIAL from the coding sequence ATGTCCACGGTCTTTCCCAAAGATTCTGTCGGTCTAGTCACGCCGCAAATGGCGCATTTCAATGAGCCGCTGGCCTTGGCCTGCGGGCGTTCGTTGCCTGCCTACGATCTCATCTACGAAACCTACGGTCAGCTCAACGCCGCCAAGAGCAACGCGGTGCTGATTTGCCACGCGCTTTCGGGTCATCACCACGCGGCGGGCTATCACAGCGCCGAAGACCGCAAGCCGGGCTGGTGGGATAGCTGCATCGGCCCCGGCAAGCCCATCGACACCGACAAATTCTTCGTCGTCAGCCTGAACAACCTCGGTGGCTGCAACGGCTCTACCGGCCCCAGCAGCATCAGCCCGGAAAGCGGCAGGCCCTTTGGCGCCGACTTCCCGGTATTGACGGTCGAAGACTGGGTACACAGCCAGGCGCGTCTGGCCGACCGACTGGGCGTCGATCAGTGGGCCGCCATCGTCGGCGGCAGCCTGGGCGGCATGCAGGCGCTGCAATGGACGATCACCTACCCCGAACGTGTGCGCCATTGCCTGGCGATTGCTTCCGCGCCCAAGCTGTCGGCGCAGAACATCGCGTTCAACGAAGTCGCACGGCAGGCAATCCTGACGGACCCTGAATTCCACGGCGGCTCGTTTCAGGAACACGGAGTGATCCCCAAGCGCGGCCTGATGCTGGCGCGCATGGTCGGGCACATCACTTACCTGTCCGATGACTCGATGGGTGAGAAATTCGGCCGCGGCCTGAAGAACGAAAACCTCAACTACGACTTTCACAGCGTCGAGTTTCAGGTCGAAAGCTACCTGCGTTATCAGGGCGAAGAGTTTTCCGGGCGTTTCGACGCCAACACCTACCTGCTGATGACCAAGGCGCTGGACTACTTTGATCCGGCCGCCAACTTCAACGACAACCTCGCCGCGACCTTCGCCAATGCCAGCGCCAGGTTCTGCGTGATGTCGTTTACCACCGACTGGCGCTTCTCCCCGGCCCGCTCGCGGGAACTGGTCGATGCGCTGATGGCGGCGAAAAAGGATGTCTGTTATCTGGAGATCGATGCGCCCCAGGGCCACGACGCCTTCCTGATCCCGATCCCGCGCTACTTGCAGGCCTTCTCCAGCTACATGAACCGAATTGCACTCTGA
- a CDS encoding YggT family protein, with protein sequence MNALTGATIFVIQTLISLYLTIVLLRFVLQLVKANFYNPLCQFAVRATQPLLKPIRRIVPSVFGLDTSSLLLAIVIQALLMAFVLMMTYGTIGDIPHLLMWSIIGITSLLLKIFWVAMIIMVIVSWIAPGSHNPAAELAYQISEPILAPFRRIIPNLGGMDISPIFAFIAIQVLQSYVMPALAAYAGMPQELWRLI encoded by the coding sequence ATGAATGCACTCACCGGCGCCACGATTTTCGTCATCCAGACGCTCATCAGCCTGTACCTGACCATCGTTCTGCTGCGCTTCGTGCTGCAGCTGGTCAAAGCCAATTTCTATAACCCGCTCTGCCAGTTCGCCGTCCGTGCGACCCAGCCGTTGCTCAAGCCTATCCGGCGCATCGTGCCGAGCGTCTTTGGGCTCGACACGTCTTCGCTGCTGCTGGCGATTGTCATTCAGGCGCTGCTGATGGCGTTCGTGCTGATGATGACCTACGGCACCATCGGCGATATTCCCCACCTGTTGATGTGGTCGATCATCGGCATCACGTCGCTGCTGCTGAAGATCTTCTGGGTCGCGATGATCATCATGGTCATCGTTTCTTGGATTGCCCCGGGCAGCCACAACCCGGCCGCCGAGCTGGCCTACCAGATCAGCGAGCCGATCCTGGCGCCATTCCGTCGCATCATCCCTAATCTGGGCGGTATGGACATCTCGCCGATCTTCGCCTTTATCGCGATTCAGGTGCTGCAGTCCTACGTCATGCCTGCGCTGGCGGCCTACGCCGGTATGCCGCAAGAGCTGTGGCGGTTGATCTGA
- the proC gene encoding pyrroline-5-carboxylate reductase, with amino-acid sequence MSKTRIAFIGAGNMAASLIGGMRAQGVDAELIRASDPGAETRERVAKVHGIKVVADNAEAVEGADVVLLAVKPQMMKSVCEALKQSLKPHQLVVSIAAGITCASMKAWLGEPPLVRCMPNTPALLRQGVSGLYATADVTQAQREQAETLLSAVGTALWVDEEAQIDAVTAVSGSGPAYFFLLIEAMTAAGVKLGLPADVASKLTLQTALGAALMATGSDVDAAELRRRVTSPAGTTEAAIKSFQADGFEVMVEKALGAAAHRSAELAEQLGK; translated from the coding sequence ATGAGCAAAACCCGTATCGCGTTCATCGGCGCCGGCAACATGGCCGCCAGCCTGATTGGCGGCATGCGCGCCCAGGGCGTCGACGCTGAACTGATTCGCGCCAGCGATCCTGGCGCAGAAACCCGCGAGCGCGTGGCAAAAGTGCACGGCATCAAGGTCGTCGCCGACAACGCAGAGGCCGTTGAAGGTGCCGATGTGGTGCTGCTGGCGGTCAAGCCACAAATGATGAAATCCGTGTGCGAAGCGCTGAAGCAATCGCTCAAGCCTCATCAGCTGGTTGTCTCCATCGCCGCCGGGATTACCTGCGCCAGCATGAAGGCCTGGCTGGGCGAACCACCCCTCGTGCGCTGCATGCCGAACACCCCCGCGCTGCTGCGCCAGGGTGTCAGCGGCCTGTACGCCACCGCCGATGTCACCCAGGCACAGCGCGAGCAGGCCGAGACCTTGCTGTCGGCGGTCGGGACTGCACTGTGGGTCGATGAAGAAGCACAGATCGACGCGGTGACGGCAGTATCAGGCAGCGGCCCGGCGTATTTCTTCCTGCTGATCGAAGCCATGACCGCCGCAGGCGTCAAGCTCGGCCTGCCGGCTGACGTTGCCAGCAAGCTCACGCTGCAAACCGCACTGGGCGCCGCACTGATGGCCACCGGCAGCGACGTCGATGCCGCCGAACTGCGTCGCCGTGTGACCTCGCCTGCGGGCACCACCGAAGCCGCCATCAAATCGTTCCAGGCCGATGGCTTCGAAGTAATGGTGGAGAAGGCGCTGGGCGCCGCCGCACATCGCTCCGCCGAACTCGCCGAACAGCTGGGCAAATAA
- a CDS encoding YggS family pyridoxal phosphate-dependent enzyme, producing the protein MSTIAENISTLAERIRSAAQAVQRDPASVGLLAVSKTKPASDLREAYDAGLRDFGENYLQEALGKQVELSDLPLIWHFIGPIQSNKTRAIAEHFAWVHSVDRLKIAQRLSEQRPSELPPLNICIQVNVSGETSKSGCSPEDLPALAQAISALPNLKLRGLMAIPEPTDDRDEQNASFAAVSTLQAQLGLPLDTLSMGMSHDLEAAIAQGATWVRIGTALFGARDYGQP; encoded by the coding sequence ATGTCCACGATAGCAGAGAACATCTCAACGCTCGCCGAGCGAATTCGTAGCGCGGCGCAAGCGGTGCAGCGCGACCCGGCCTCTGTCGGCCTGTTGGCGGTGAGCAAGACCAAACCGGCGAGCGACCTGCGCGAAGCCTACGACGCCGGTCTTCGCGATTTTGGCGAGAACTACCTTCAGGAAGCCCTCGGCAAACAGGTCGAATTGAGCGACCTGCCCTTGATCTGGCATTTCATTGGCCCCATCCAGTCCAACAAGACTCGCGCCATCGCCGAGCACTTTGCCTGGGTGCATTCCGTGGACCGTCTGAAGATCGCACAACGGCTGTCCGAACAGCGTCCGTCGGAACTGCCGCCCCTGAACATCTGCATTCAGGTCAACGTCAGCGGCGAGACCAGCAAGTCAGGCTGCAGCCCTGAAGACCTGCCCGCACTGGCCCAGGCCATAAGCGCGCTGCCTAACCTGAAATTGCGCGGCCTGATGGCCATTCCCGAACCCACCGATGACCGCGACGAACAGAACGCTTCGTTCGCCGCCGTCAGCACGCTGCAGGCACAATTGGGCCTGCCGCTGGACACGCTCTCCATGGGCATGAGCCACGACCTAGAAGCCGCCATCGCACAAGGCGCGACTTGGGTGCGGATTGGCACTGCCCTCTTTGGCGCCCGCGATTATGGGCAGCCCTAA
- a CDS encoding type IV pilus twitching motility protein PilT encodes MDITELLAFSAKQGASDLHLSAGLPPMIRVDGDVRRINLPALDQKEVQALIYDIMNDRQRKDFEEHLETDFSFEVPGVARFRVNAFNQNRGAGAVFRTIPSKVLSMEELGMGEVFRKITDVPRGLVLVTGPTGSGKSTTLAAMVDYLNSNKHHHILTIEDPIEFVHESKKSLINQREVHRDTHGFSEALRSALREDPDVILVGELRDLETIRLALTAAETGHLVFGTLHTTSAAKSIDRIVDVFPAQEKSMIRSMLSESLHAIVSQALLKKVGGGRVAAHEIMIGTSAIRNLIREDKVAQMYSSIQTGGSLGMQTLDMCLKDLISKGLITRESAREKAKTPDNF; translated from the coding sequence ATGGATATTACCGAGCTGCTGGCCTTCAGTGCCAAGCAAGGCGCGTCGGACTTGCATCTCTCTGCCGGCCTGCCACCGATGATTCGCGTCGATGGCGATGTGCGGCGGATCAACCTGCCCGCACTGGACCAGAAAGAGGTTCAGGCGCTGATCTACGACATCATGAACGACAGGCAGCGCAAGGACTTCGAGGAACATCTGGAGACGGATTTTTCCTTCGAGGTGCCGGGCGTCGCGCGCTTCCGGGTCAACGCGTTCAACCAGAATCGCGGCGCGGGCGCGGTGTTCCGGACCATTCCGTCGAAGGTCCTGAGCATGGAAGAGCTGGGCATGGGCGAAGTGTTTCGCAAGATTACCGACGTGCCCCGCGGCCTGGTTCTGGTCACCGGTCCGACCGGTTCGGGCAAATCGACCACTCTGGCAGCCATGGTCGATTACCTGAACAGCAACAAGCATCACCACATCCTCACCATCGAAGACCCGATCGAATTCGTCCATGAGTCCAAGAAAAGCCTGATCAACCAGCGCGAAGTTCATCGCGATACTCACGGCTTCTCCGAGGCACTGCGTTCAGCGTTGCGTGAAGACCCTGACGTGATTCTGGTGGGTGAGCTGCGTGACCTGGAAACCATTCGCCTGGCGCTGACGGCAGCCGAAACCGGCCACCTGGTGTTCGGCACGCTGCACACCACGTCTGCTGCCAAGAGCATCGACCGGATCGTCGACGTGTTTCCGGCGCAGGAGAAGTCGATGATCCGCTCGATGCTCTCCGAGTCGCTCCACGCCATCGTGTCTCAGGCGCTGCTGAAGAAGGTCGGCGGGGGGCGTGTCGCGGCCCACGAGATCATGATCGGCACGTCGGCGATCCGTAACCTGATCCGCGAGGACAAGGTGGCGCAGATGTATTCGTCGATTCAGACCGGGGGATCACTGGGGATGCAGACGCTGGATATGTGCCTGAAGGATCTGATCAGCAAGGGGCTGATCACGCGCGAGAGTGCGCGGGAGAAGGCGAAGACACCGGATAATTTTTAA
- a CDS encoding C40 family peptidase, which produces MRPFFKTWLTICLFMPLAAHATNREQTLPPSFTGFTARSESPESVSRNIAAQRAAMAALDQTATPLETSGKRAKAVKGKSSRSTRKISQNTVALANAAQMGTKQSSTVVNRAVNAIGTPYRWGGTSPTKGFDCSGLVKYAFNDVSEVDLPRTSNAMAEGHGQKVDRKDLKPGDLLFFNIKSRTVNHVAIYLGNDRFVHAPRRGKSVTIDTLKKPYWDSHYVVAKRVLPKQPPSQKGNVRIAQR; this is translated from the coding sequence ATGCGTCCATTTTTCAAGACATGGCTGACTATTTGTCTATTTATGCCACTGGCCGCCCACGCCACCAATCGTGAGCAAACGCTTCCACCGAGCTTCACCGGTTTCACCGCCAGGTCCGAGTCGCCGGAATCCGTTTCACGCAACATCGCCGCTCAACGAGCTGCAATGGCTGCACTGGATCAGACGGCTACTCCACTCGAGACCTCTGGCAAGCGAGCCAAAGCTGTTAAAGGGAAATCGTCCCGCAGCACTCGCAAGATTTCGCAAAACACTGTCGCCCTGGCCAACGCGGCGCAGATGGGTACCAAACAGAGCAGCACCGTGGTCAACCGGGCCGTTAACGCCATCGGTACACCTTATCGTTGGGGCGGCACCAGCCCAACAAAAGGGTTCGACTGCAGCGGACTGGTGAAATATGCCTTCAACGACGTGAGCGAAGTCGATTTGCCGCGCACGTCCAACGCCATGGCCGAAGGTCACGGGCAGAAGGTTGACCGCAAGGACTTGAAGCCGGGCGACTTGTTGTTCTTCAACATCAAGAGCCGCACGGTGAATCACGTTGCGATCTACCTAGGCAACGACCGGTTCGTTCACGCGCCACGCCGTGGCAAATCCGTGACGATCGATACGCTGAAGAAGCCGTACTGGGACAGCCATTACGTCGTCGCCAAGCGAGTGCTGCCAAAGCAGCCGCCGAGCCAGAAAGGCAACGTGCGCATCGCTCAGCGATAA
- a CDS encoding NINE protein has product MNTYQPDVQRPDTHSKVMGYLLWIVGFTGAHRFYYGKPVTGTIWFFTLGLFGIGWLIDLFLIPAMDREADLRFNAGSTDYSLAWILLTFLGVFGVHRMYQGKWITGIIYLLTGGLALLGVLYDFWTLNDQISVKNARR; this is encoded by the coding sequence ATGAACACCTATCAACCCGACGTTCAACGTCCGGACACCCACAGCAAGGTCATGGGCTATCTGCTCTGGATTGTGGGATTCACCGGGGCTCATCGGTTTTATTACGGCAAGCCGGTGACCGGTACGATCTGGTTTTTCACGCTGGGGCTGTTTGGCATCGGCTGGCTGATCGACCTGTTCCTGATCCCGGCGATGGATCGGGAAGCAGACCTGCGATTCAATGCAGGCTCGACCGATTACAGCCTTGCCTGGATCTTGCTGACCTTTCTGGGTGTGTTCGGTGTGCACCGGATGTATCAGGGCAAATGGATCACCGGGATCATCTACCTGCTGACGGGGGGATTGGCGTTACTGGGCGTGCTGTACGATTTCTGGACGCTGAATGACCAGATCTCGGTGAAGAACGCTCGCCGGTAA